A portion of the Microbacterium hominis genome contains these proteins:
- the arfA gene encoding arabinosylfuranosidase ArfA has product MANARLLFDTRLPVGPVNRRLFGSFVEHLGRAIYDGIYEPTHPTADADGFREDVRELVRELGVSAIRYPGGNFVSGFRWEDSVGSREDRPTRIDLAWHSTETNEIGLHEFHSWLESIGSELVLAVNLGTRGTLEALDLLEYANLPAGSRRTDERMRNGRTDPFKVSMWCLGNEMDGPWQLGHRSAEDYGKLAAQTARAMRMFDPALELVVCGSSSRHMPTFGEWERVVLTHTYDDVDFISCHAYYEEKGGDAASFLASAVDMDAFIDQVVATVEHVKALKRSDHVVNISFDEWNVWYNERFEKVDKLTGVDNWPVAPRLLEDGYTVLDAVVVGNLLISLLRHADRVTSASLAQLVNVIAPIMTEPGGIAWRQTTFFPFALTSALAIGEALTTSVESDTYDTTAYGPVPTIDAVTTHDPATGTVAIFVVNRSLTETTALQFDLGALSNAATGTAQTLSDEDIYAVNTLENPNRVSMRDNDSLILDDGVGSVELPPVSWTVILLEDPGRAKTIPPRGNRLHA; this is encoded by the coding sequence ATGGCCAACGCACGACTTCTGTTCGACACCCGCTTGCCGGTCGGACCCGTCAACCGACGACTGTTCGGCTCGTTCGTGGAGCACCTTGGCCGGGCCATCTACGACGGGATCTACGAGCCGACACACCCGACCGCGGATGCGGACGGGTTTCGGGAAGACGTCCGTGAACTCGTCCGTGAACTCGGTGTAAGCGCCATCCGCTACCCAGGCGGCAACTTCGTGTCCGGGTTCCGATGGGAAGACAGCGTTGGCTCTCGTGAGGATCGTCCAACGCGGATCGATTTGGCGTGGCACTCCACCGAAACGAACGAGATCGGTCTCCACGAGTTCCACAGCTGGCTCGAGTCCATCGGCAGCGAGCTCGTCCTCGCAGTGAATCTCGGTACCCGCGGCACTCTCGAGGCGCTCGATCTCCTCGAATACGCGAACCTTCCCGCTGGCAGCCGCCGCACCGACGAGCGCATGCGCAACGGACGGACGGACCCCTTCAAGGTCTCGATGTGGTGCCTTGGCAACGAAATGGACGGGCCGTGGCAGCTCGGGCATCGCTCCGCCGAAGACTACGGCAAGCTCGCCGCACAGACCGCCCGGGCGATGCGGATGTTCGATCCCGCCCTCGAACTAGTCGTATGCGGGTCGTCGAGCCGGCACATGCCGACGTTCGGCGAGTGGGAGCGAGTCGTGCTCACACACACTTACGACGACGTTGATTTCATCTCCTGCCACGCCTACTACGAGGAGAAAGGCGGAGACGCGGCAAGCTTCCTCGCCTCCGCGGTCGACATGGACGCCTTCATCGACCAAGTGGTCGCCACCGTCGAGCATGTGAAGGCACTTAAGCGCAGCGACCACGTCGTGAACATCTCGTTCGACGAGTGGAACGTCTGGTACAACGAGCGATTCGAGAAGGTCGACAAGCTCACCGGCGTCGACAACTGGCCCGTCGCACCCCGGCTTCTCGAGGACGGGTACACCGTGCTCGATGCCGTCGTCGTCGGCAACCTGCTCATCTCGCTCCTCCGGCACGCAGACCGAGTCACGAGCGCCTCCCTCGCACAGTTGGTCAACGTGATCGCACCGATCATGACCGAGCCCGGCGGCATCGCGTGGAGACAGACCACGTTCTTCCCGTTCGCACTCACCTCCGCGCTCGCTATCGGAGAAGCCCTCACGACAAGCGTGGAGAGCGACACGTACGACACCACGGCCTATGGGCCGGTGCCCACGATCGACGCGGTGACGACCCACGACCCCGCGACAGGTACCGTCGCGATCTTCGTCGTCAACCGGTCGCTAACCGAGACGACTGCGCTCCAGTTCGACCTCGGGGCGCTTTCCAACGCGGCAACAGGAACGGCGCAGACGCTATCCGACGAGGACATCTACGCCGTCAACACGCTAGAGAATCCCAACCGGGTATCCATGCGCGACAACGACTCGCTCATCCTCGATGACGGCGTCGGCTCAGTCGAGCTCCCCCCTGTGTCATGGACGGTCATCTTGCTCGAAGACCCTGGCCGAGCAAAGACGATCCCGCCCCGCGGCAATCGACTGCACGCGTAG
- a CDS encoding IS3 family transposase — MAAAVRGRRRHQARGYERRRGGDQAAAEGERRAAEGERDSQGCERVFREGARPPLTEMIRFIDEHRDRFGVELICRVLRPAVQGFLTSRGYRAAVGRAPSARQLKDELLVPEVARLHAENYGVYGRRKMHALMRRQGWDIGRDQTERLMRLAGVRGVLKSKRVFTTRADKTTVLPSDLVNRRFTAPAPRRLWVCDVTYVATWSGFAYVAFVTDVYSRRIVGWNVAATLRSEILPMQALDMAAWGAGGRLDGLIHHADHGSNYTAMVYTDRIVELGAVPSTGTVGDSYDNAMAEAVNNLYKTELIRQRGPWRTVEQVELATLEWVWWWNNQRLHGELDMRTPIEVEDAYYDDLESAQPAPAGQAMR, encoded by the coding sequence CTGGCAGCGGCGGTACGAGGTCGACGCCGGCACCAAGCCCGGGGTTACGAGCGACGCCGCGGCGGAGATCAAGCAGCTGCAGAAGGAGAACGCCGAGCTGCGGAAGGCGAACGAGATTCTCAAGGCTGCGAGCGTGTTTTTCGCGAAGGAGCTCGACCGCCCCTGACCGAGATGATCCGGTTCATCGACGAGCACCGGGATCGTTTCGGGGTCGAGCTCATCTGCCGCGTCCTCCGGCCGGCAGTTCAAGGGTTCCTCACCTCCCGCGGCTACCGCGCCGCGGTCGGCCGTGCGCCGTCGGCACGGCAGCTGAAGGACGAGCTTCTCGTCCCGGAGGTCGCCAGGTTGCATGCAGAGAACTACGGCGTCTACGGGCGGCGGAAGATGCATGCGCTGATGCGCCGGCAAGGGTGGGACATCGGCCGCGACCAGACCGAACGCCTCATGCGCCTGGCCGGCGTCCGAGGCGTCCTGAAGTCGAAGCGGGTGTTCACCACCCGCGCTGACAAGACGACGGTCCTGCCGAGTGATCTCGTGAACCGTCGCTTCACCGCGCCCGCGCCGCGAAGGCTCTGGGTCTGCGACGTCACCTACGTCGCGACGTGGTCCGGGTTCGCCTACGTCGCGTTCGTCACCGACGTCTACTCACGCCGCATCGTTGGCTGGAACGTCGCCGCCACGCTGCGGTCCGAGATCCTGCCGATGCAGGCGCTGGACATGGCCGCGTGGGGCGCAGGCGGCAGGCTCGACGGGCTTATCCATCACGCGGACCACGGGTCGAACTACACCGCGATGGTCTACACCGACCGGATAGTCGAACTCGGCGCCGTCCCCTCCACCGGGACCGTCGGCGACAGCTACGACAACGCGATGGCTGAGGCGGTCAACAACCTCTACAAGACCGAGCTGATCCGCCAGCGCGGGCCGTGGCGCACCGTCGAGCAGGTCGAGCTCGCGACCCTCGAATGGGTGTGGTGGTGGAACAACCAGCGCCTCCACGGCGAGCTCGACATGCGCACCCCGATCGAGGTCGAGGACGCGTACTACGATGACCTGGAATCAGCCCAACCGGCACCTGCCGGACAAGCAATGCGATAG
- a CDS encoding recombinase family protein — protein sequence MDGIQIGYARVSTTDQDLTSQRDALLRMGVLDSNIYVDHGLTGTNRARPGLREALAAVREGDTLVVTKLDRLARSVKDARDIADELTTKGVALSLGGSRYDPTDPVGRLLFNVLAMVAEFERDLISMRTKEGMAVAKAKGRLKGKQPKLSLTQRKLLFEVQDRGEYTQAEVAELFSVSRATVYRELQKRRRAFLSTSEAHIF from the coding sequence ATGGATGGAATACAGATTGGATACGCCAGGGTCTCGACGACTGATCAAGACCTCACCTCCCAGCGTGACGCGTTGCTGCGTATGGGAGTTCTCGATTCGAACATCTATGTCGATCATGGACTGACCGGCACCAACCGAGCCAGACCCGGGCTCCGCGAAGCTCTCGCCGCCGTTCGAGAGGGCGACACACTCGTCGTCACCAAGCTCGACCGGCTCGCCCGGTCCGTGAAAGACGCGCGGGACATCGCCGACGAACTGACGACGAAAGGTGTCGCGCTCAGCCTCGGTGGCAGCCGGTACGACCCCACCGACCCGGTGGGGAGGCTGTTGTTCAACGTGCTCGCGATGGTTGCGGAGTTCGAAAGGGACTTGATCAGCATGAGAACCAAGGAGGGGATGGCGGTCGCGAAGGCGAAGGGCAGACTGAAGGGTAAGCAGCCGAAGTTGTCGCTGACTCAGCGCAAGCTGCTGTTCGAGGTTCAAGACCGGGGTGAGTACACCCAGGCGGAGGTCGCGGAGCTGTTCAGCGTCTCCCGCGCCACCGTCTACCGGGAACTCCAGAAGCGCCGCAGGGCGTTCCTGTCCACCAGTGAGGCACACATCTTCTGA
- a CDS encoding ribbon-helix-helix domain-containing protein, whose product MVTMNVSLPDSLKQFVDEQVSERGFGTTSEYVRELIRYDRDRSLLRERILASADAEFSETMDGAYFERLRGAIRAAGDGATAQ is encoded by the coding sequence ATGGTCACGATGAACGTCTCGCTCCCCGACTCGCTCAAGCAATTCGTCGACGAGCAGGTCTCCGAGCGAGGCTTCGGCACTACCAGCGAGTACGTGCGCGAACTGATCCGATACGACCGCGACCGCTCCCTCCTCCGCGAACGCATCCTCGCGTCTGCGGACGCGGAGTTCTCCGAGACCATGGATGGTGCGTACTTCGAACGGCTCCGCGGTGCAATCCGCGCCGCCGGCGACGGCGCTACCGCCCAGTGA
- a CDS encoding type II toxin-antitoxin system RelE/ParE family toxin: MRTRATAETELQSAIAYYLHEGAPDAALGLVDEFEAALDAISNHPAIGSPRLEVELGIPGVRVFALWTYPYVIIYFDTPEFVDVRHVLHSSRDIPNRLAE, encoded by the coding sequence GTGCGGACCCGCGCCACCGCGGAGACGGAACTGCAGTCCGCGATCGCCTACTACTTGCACGAAGGTGCGCCGGATGCGGCGCTCGGCCTGGTGGACGAGTTCGAAGCGGCACTGGATGCCATCAGCAACCACCCCGCGATCGGATCCCCGCGGCTCGAGGTCGAGCTCGGCATCCCCGGCGTCCGAGTCTTCGCCCTGTGGACCTACCCGTACGTCATCATCTACTTCGACACACCTGAGTTCGTCGACGTCAGACACGTTCTCCACTCCAGTCGAGATATCCCCAACCGACTAGCCGAGTGA
- a CDS encoding DUF2510 domain-containing protein: protein MSGDTVELRSSATVVLPTQPSGWYDDGRGRMRWWDGYQWTNQTHFSGEHHSFANITVSGAWIHFGDLSQPVAGVMASFETAGDIGERSTLTRAAAGGLLFGPAGMITGAMFKKKVDRREFYISIDGPEQYWVAPVNPTLGLQARQFVAWVNSVSRHYFRR, encoded by the coding sequence ATGAGTGGCGACACCGTCGAGCTGCGCAGTTCGGCGACGGTGGTTCTACCTACTCAGCCGTCGGGGTGGTACGACGACGGTCGCGGACGAATGCGCTGGTGGGACGGATACCAGTGGACGAATCAGACCCACTTCAGCGGTGAGCACCACTCGTTTGCCAACATCACCGTCTCGGGCGCATGGATTCACTTCGGCGATCTCAGCCAGCCCGTGGCCGGGGTGATGGCGTCATTCGAGACCGCGGGAGACATCGGCGAGCGATCGACTCTCACCCGCGCGGCAGCGGGTGGTTTACTTTTCGGCCCCGCCGGGATGATCACCGGCGCGATGTTCAAGAAGAAGGTCGACCGGCGAGAGTTCTACATCTCGATCGACGGCCCTGAGCAGTACTGGGTCGCGCCGGTGAACCCGACTCTCGGTCTTCAGGCGCGCCAGTTCGTCGCGTGGGTGAACAGCGTCTCCCGGCACTACTTCCGGCGGTAG
- a CDS encoding DUF6326 family protein codes for MTIPKLHAPLATAAMPVQAKLAAAWTSLMFLYIYVDYYHLYRPGILDDIQAGLVFEFEISPPLMTAFLALLAVPSLMITLSVVLPAQANRITNLVVAALYIPVTVFNAVGENWEWAPFYVLSIGVELLLLAFILRASWAWPRIPTAAPVLVGEIRR; via the coding sequence ATGACCATTCCGAAGCTCCACGCTCCGCTCGCCACCGCGGCGATGCCCGTGCAAGCGAAGCTCGCCGCCGCATGGACGAGCCTCATGTTCCTCTACATATACGTCGACTATTACCACCTGTACCGGCCCGGGATCCTCGACGACATCCAGGCCGGGCTCGTGTTCGAGTTCGAGATCAGCCCGCCCCTGATGACCGCGTTCCTCGCGCTGCTCGCGGTGCCGTCGCTGATGATCACACTGTCGGTGGTGCTCCCCGCTCAGGCGAACCGGATCACGAACCTCGTGGTGGCTGCGCTGTACATCCCCGTCACGGTCTTCAACGCAGTCGGGGAGAACTGGGAGTGGGCGCCGTTCTACGTCCTCTCGATCGGCGTCGAGTTGCTGCTGCTCGCGTTCATCCTGCGCGCGTCGTGGGCATGGCCGCGCATCCCGACCGCGGCGCCGGTGCTGGTCGGTGAGATCCGTCGCTGA
- a CDS encoding NAD(P)-dependent alcohol dehydrogenase, translating to MLRHVSMLSGAGGSRHPSSAWTANRTFGRGDAGLSADDVARRDGDARAMTTNTTMTMRAAVQHRYGPPSVLETIDVAVPEPGRAEVLVRVGAASVHPGDYFVMTVRDIAKVRPGQTVLVTGASGGVGSFAVQIAKVLGAEVTGVCRTGNIEMVRMLGADYVIDYTATDFTRAGSRYDVILDNVEARPLADVRGALAPTGVLIPNSGRGGRWLGPVVRIAKARAQSGFIRQRLRPFTSVGKRRDLLALADLLATGQVAPAIDRTYPLDAVAEALAHVGTGHTRGKVVVAV from the coding sequence GTGCTGCGACATGTCTCGATGCTCTCCGGGGCGGGCGGCTCGCGGCATCCGTCGTCGGCATGGACTGCGAACCGTACTTTCGGCCGAGGGGATGCAGGCCTCTCGGCCGATGACGTGGCGCGCCGCGACGGCGATGCTCGAGCCATGACGACGAACACGACCATGACGATGCGGGCAGCGGTGCAGCACCGCTACGGGCCGCCCTCGGTGCTCGAGACGATCGATGTCGCAGTGCCGGAGCCCGGGCGCGCTGAAGTGCTCGTGCGGGTGGGCGCCGCTTCGGTGCATCCTGGCGACTACTTCGTCATGACCGTGCGCGACATCGCGAAGGTACGGCCAGGTCAGACGGTGCTGGTCACCGGCGCCTCGGGCGGTGTCGGCTCGTTCGCCGTGCAGATCGCGAAGGTACTCGGCGCCGAGGTGACTGGCGTGTGCCGAACCGGCAACATCGAGATGGTCCGGATGCTCGGCGCCGACTACGTCATCGACTACACAGCGACCGACTTCACCCGCGCCGGGAGCCGCTACGACGTGATCTTGGACAACGTGGAGGCGCGGCCGCTGGCCGATGTGCGCGGCGCGCTCGCGCCGACCGGCGTGTTGATCCCCAACAGCGGGCGCGGTGGACGCTGGCTTGGGCCCGTGGTGCGGATCGCGAAGGCGCGTGCGCAGTCGGGGTTCATCCGGCAGCGGCTGAGGCCGTTCACGTCTGTCGGCAAGCGTCGGGACCTGCTCGCGCTCGCCGACCTGCTCGCGACCGGACAGGTCGCGCCCGCCATCGACCGCACCTACCCCCTCGACGCTGTAGCCGAGGCCCTCGCCCACGTCGGCACCGGCCACACCCGTGGGAAGGTCGTGGTCGCCGTCTGA
- a CDS encoding DUF2306 domain-containing protein, which translates to MSQHTNATRPSTAHPTARAKTGWPVIAGLLLLSVLPVIGGALRLGEVSADPASAPSGIAAVAIVTHIVAMTVFCLLGAFQFSPALRTRRRWHRTAGRTLIPAGFLAAASAIWLAVFFGGPPDEFAFAMVRLVFAAAMSVFLVEAVIAIRRRNFTAHGAWMTRAYALAVTGGTQALVSILWAIPFGEPDAVGETWVVAAGFVINSVVAEVLIRRRAARRMPRVPAHATP; encoded by the coding sequence ATGTCGCAGCACACGAACGCCACCCGCCCGTCCACCGCGCACCCCACGGCCCGCGCGAAGACGGGGTGGCCGGTGATCGCGGGATTGCTGCTGCTGAGCGTGCTGCCGGTGATCGGCGGCGCGCTTCGCCTGGGCGAGGTGAGCGCCGACCCCGCGAGCGCCCCGAGCGGGATCGCGGCGGTGGCGATCGTCACGCACATCGTGGCGATGACGGTGTTCTGTCTGCTCGGCGCGTTCCAGTTCTCTCCGGCGCTGCGAACCCGACGCCGCTGGCACCGCACGGCCGGCCGCACCCTGATCCCGGCCGGGTTCCTCGCGGCGGCATCCGCGATCTGGTTGGCGGTCTTCTTCGGCGGGCCGCCCGATGAGTTCGCGTTCGCGATGGTCCGGCTCGTCTTCGCCGCGGCGATGTCGGTATTCCTCGTGGAGGCGGTCATCGCGATCCGGCGACGAAACTTCACTGCGCACGGAGCCTGGATGACACGCGCGTACGCGCTCGCCGTCACCGGCGGAACTCAAGCACTCGTCTCCATTTTGTGGGCGATCCCGTTCGGCGAGCCCGACGCCGTCGGCGAGACGTGGGTCGTCGCGGCGGGCTTCGTGATCAACTCCGTCGTGGCCGAGGTGCTGATCCGGCGACGTGCCGCTCGGCGGATGCCCCGCGTGCCCGCCCACGCGACTCCGTGA
- a CDS encoding sensor histidine kinase: MTGLWRSAWTAPSAVPSPPRRVWRDWLLLGLITSTAVVEALFRTDLAHPLPAVIALLAVAPTVLWRRTQPLLMLVIVMVPIDLLLPDSALYASLFVVVMVYALFRWGSGRDLMIGSAVMLVSLALTFSRGGGVDELVGGFALLLAAVLLGVALRNRAASRGRLLDSIRTREREHLARDLHDTVAHHVTAIAIRAQAGLAVAAHDPNAARDALGVIEAEAAKTLGELRSMVRVLRQGETAELAPSPSLGDIAQLAGTRPGGAAVAVTVEGDDGSIPPPVAAAVFRIAQESVTNALRHARQVTRVTVRVEADEQGVRLSATNDGDIATSTTPGFGIIGMMERAALLGGTCHAGPAPSGGWAVTAVLPRVGWAP, from the coding sequence GTGACCGGGCTCTGGCGTTCCGCGTGGACTGCGCCCAGCGCCGTGCCCTCACCGCCGCGCCGGGTCTGGCGGGACTGGCTGCTGCTCGGCCTCATCACGTCCACAGCGGTGGTCGAGGCCCTCTTCCGCACCGACCTCGCACACCCGCTGCCCGCGGTCATCGCGCTGCTCGCGGTGGCGCCGACGGTGCTGTGGCGGCGCACCCAGCCGCTGCTCATGCTCGTGATCGTGATGGTGCCGATCGACCTGCTGCTGCCCGACTCGGCCCTGTACGCGAGCCTGTTCGTCGTGGTCATGGTGTACGCCCTGTTCCGGTGGGGATCGGGACGCGACCTCATGATCGGCTCGGCCGTGATGCTCGTCAGTCTCGCCCTCACGTTCAGCCGGGGTGGCGGCGTCGACGAGCTGGTCGGCGGCTTCGCACTGCTGCTTGCGGCGGTGCTGCTGGGCGTCGCGCTGCGCAACCGGGCGGCGTCGAGGGGGCGGCTGCTCGACAGCATCCGCACAAGGGAGCGCGAGCACCTCGCCCGCGATCTGCACGACACCGTCGCCCACCACGTCACGGCCATCGCGATCCGTGCGCAGGCGGGCCTGGCGGTGGCCGCGCACGACCCGAACGCCGCACGCGACGCACTCGGCGTGATCGAAGCCGAAGCCGCCAAGACCCTTGGCGAGCTGCGGTCGATGGTGCGGGTGCTACGGCAGGGCGAGACGGCCGAGCTCGCGCCGAGCCCAAGCCTCGGCGACATCGCTCAGCTCGCCGGTACGCGGCCAGGCGGCGCGGCGGTCGCAGTGACGGTCGAAGGCGACGACGGCAGCATCCCGCCGCCGGTGGCCGCCGCGGTATTCCGCATCGCGCAGGAGTCGGTGACCAACGCCCTCCGCCACGCGCGCCAGGTCACCCGCGTCACCGTGCGCGTCGAGGCCGACGAGCAGGGCGTGCGGCTGAGCGCCACGAACGACGGAGACATCGCCACATCGACCACGCCAGGCTTCGGCATCATCGGGATGATGGAACGCGCCGCCTTGCTCGGCGGCACCTGCCATGCGGGCCCTGCGCCGAGTGGCGGCTGGGCCGTCACCGCCGTGCTTCCTCGTGTTGGATGGGCACCATGA
- a CDS encoding response regulator, with amino-acid sequence MTIRVLIADDQELVRTGLSMILQAQPDIEVIGQASDGNEAVALARSLRPDVCLFDIRMPGLDGIEATRMLAGPGVDDPMTVVIITTFDLDEYVFAALRAGAKGFLLKDAGAELLAQAIRAAARGDALIAPNVTVRLLEAFAGTGPANPPPQPVEPLTEREEQVLATVARGLSNSEIASELYITLSTVKTHVASLMTKLDARNRVEIAIWAHQTGRTRARSDGERN; translated from the coding sequence ATGACCATCCGCGTGCTCATTGCCGACGACCAAGAGCTCGTGCGCACGGGGTTGAGCATGATCCTTCAGGCGCAGCCCGACATCGAAGTCATCGGACAAGCTTCCGACGGCAACGAGGCGGTCGCCCTGGCACGAAGCCTGCGACCAGACGTCTGCCTGTTCGACATCCGGATGCCGGGGCTCGACGGCATCGAGGCGACACGCATGCTCGCAGGCCCCGGCGTCGACGACCCGATGACGGTCGTCATCATCACGACCTTCGACCTCGACGAGTACGTGTTCGCCGCGCTGCGGGCAGGCGCCAAGGGATTCCTGCTCAAGGATGCCGGGGCGGAGCTGCTCGCCCAGGCGATCCGTGCCGCCGCCCGCGGGGACGCCCTGATCGCCCCCAATGTCACGGTGCGGCTGCTCGAGGCCTTCGCCGGAACCGGCCCCGCCAACCCACCGCCGCAACCGGTCGAACCGCTCACCGAACGCGAGGAGCAGGTGCTCGCGACAGTCGCGCGGGGGCTGAGCAACAGCGAGATCGCGAGCGAGCTCTACATCACGCTCAGCACGGTGAAGACGCACGTCGCGAGCCTCATGACCAAGCTCGACGCCCGCAACCGGGTCGAGATCGCCATCTGGGCGCACCAGACAGGGCGGACCCGCGCACGAAGTGACGGCGAGCGGAACTAG
- a CDS encoding VanZ family protein, whose protein sequence is MSSRGQDGTRGRGILILATAVYLILLVWVVLWKLEPPWIGAAAGLPRPIKLVPFVPSGNAGASAPAELIINAVLFVPFGLFAGAFAPAWTWWKTGTAAFGASLVLETTQHMISIGSFDTTDLIVNTTGALAGWTIFLAVRNSAGDRTRIVMTRVCVIVSTVALAASVAFVVSPLHYGPQHDVVVDRSTGDEAD, encoded by the coding sequence GTGTCTTCTCGTGGGCAGGACGGGACGCGGGGTCGCGGCATCCTGATCCTCGCCACGGCGGTCTACCTGATCCTCTTGGTATGGGTTGTGCTGTGGAAGCTCGAGCCACCCTGGATCGGTGCCGCCGCAGGCCTGCCGCGGCCGATCAAGCTCGTGCCGTTCGTTCCCAGCGGGAATGCCGGCGCGAGCGCGCCCGCGGAGCTCATCATCAACGCCGTGCTGTTCGTTCCATTCGGGTTGTTCGCCGGAGCATTCGCACCTGCCTGGACATGGTGGAAGACCGGTACTGCGGCATTCGGCGCGAGTCTTGTGCTCGAGACCACCCAGCACATGATCTCGATCGGCAGCTTCGACACCACCGACCTCATCGTCAACACGACCGGCGCCCTCGCCGGCTGGACCATCTTCCTCGCGGTGCGGAACTCCGCGGGTGACCGCACCAGGATCGTGATGACCCGTGTATGCGTCATCGTGAGCACGGTCGCACTGGCCGCAAGCGTCGCGTTCGTGGTGTCACCACTGCACTACGGCCCGCAACATGACGTCGTCGTGGACCGTTCTACCGGCGACGAGGCGGACTGA